The following coding sequences are from one Nicotiana tomentosiformis chromosome 3, ASM39032v3, whole genome shotgun sequence window:
- the LOC104092255 gene encoding uncharacterized protein isoform X2 has product MGVARSNTNATNRAKLKMLHHMGQKRWQSTDLATIIFETRKKNNKLAEPEAIEKHALIEEIVQLDPSLPSIKIVEKYCGPQTRSHVFGFGGRVKAKDLKCGIS; this is encoded by the exons ATGGGAGTG GCAAGAAGCAACACGAATGCAACAAACCGAGCTAAGTTGAAGATGCTTCATCATATGG GGCAGAAAAGATGGCAATCCACCGATTTGGCAACAATTATCTTTGAAACTCGTAAGAAAAATAACAAGCTTGCTGAACCTGAAGCAATTGAAAAACAT GCTTTGATTGAAGAAATTGTTCAGTTGGATCCATCTCTACCTAGCATAAAGATAGTAGAAAAATATTGTGGACCTCAAACTCGTAGCCATGTATTTGGCTTTGGGGGTAGAGTAAAGGCGAAAGACTTGAAATGTGGCATTTCTTAA
- the LOC104092255 gene encoding uncharacterized protein isoform X1: protein MKTTANSAFVAPGAIRKGQGRGWELRSLVEKENIPTKSLFSQSSDLVKQYIQTIETCAIRKGRGQGLKNSTMSASQGMIHKNSIDREKEYMQIDIPLPSSIDQVKQYTQKSKQVHLILER from the exons ATGAAGACTACTGCCAATTCTGCATTCGTCGCACCAGGTGCTATAAGAAAAGGACAAGGAAGAGGATGGGAACTTAGATCTTTGGTTGAGAAAGAGAATATACCAACTAAGAGTTTATTTTCTCAATCTAGTGATCTAGTTAAGCAATACATCCAAACAATTGAAACAT GTGCTATACGGAAGGGACGAGGACAAGGGCTTAAAAACTCTACCATGTCTGCTAGTCAAGGAATGATACATAAAAACTCCATCGATCGTGAGAAAGAGTATATGCAAATTGATATTCCATTGCCTTCATCTATTGATCAAGTTAAGCAATACACCCAAAAATCGAAACAA GTTCATCTAATCCTGGAAAGGTAA